The Deltaproteobacteria bacterium DNA segment AGTGGATGGCAATGGTAAAGAAGCATCATGCATGGAAGGTGCAGGAGTCGGGGGTATTTCTTTACGGAGAGGACATCTATGCCGTGCACAGCATAGAGTACGCTCCTGTTGCCGAAGACATGACGTTCTATGCCTTTGCGCTCCGCAACGAGGAGGATGACTTTGTATCCTTTGCGGATCTTGAGCGGTATGCGCAGAAGCGGGCAATTCCGGTCGTGCCTGTCCTGTTTCGGGGTTCCTTCCCTTCTGTTGATGCGGTAATGCGGTTTGTCGTGGCGGCACACTCGGAGCCGTCGGCCTTGGGTGGTGAGCGAGAAGGGGTAGTGTTGCGAGTGGCGGAGGGCTTTCCTGCGAGTGACTTCGTGAAGAACG contains these protein-coding regions:
- a CDS encoding RNA ligase family protein, whose translation is MDREVVITEKLDGGNTLLHCGHVYSRSVSEPSNEKWMAMVKKHHAWKVQESGVFLYGEDIYAVHSIEYAPVAEDMTFYAFALRNEEDDFVSFADLERYAQKRAIPVVPVLFRGSFPSVDAVMRFVVAAHSEPSALGGEREGVVLRVAEGFPASDFVKNVCKSVRCGHVQTTKHWRRRWRPCRTFPAVV